One window of the Bubalus bubalis isolate 160015118507 breed Murrah chromosome 8, NDDB_SH_1, whole genome shotgun sequence genome contains the following:
- the LOC112586413 gene encoding olfactory receptor-like protein OLF3, with the protein MGADNQTWVREFILLGLSSDWATQVALFVLFSVTYLLTLLGNVLIVLLIRLDSRLHTPMYFFLTNLSLVDVSYATSIVPQMLVHFLAEHKGIPYVSCAAQLFFSLGLGGIEFVLLAVMAYDRYVAVCDPLRYSVIMHGGLCARLAVTSWVSGSVNSLVQTTITFQLPMCTNKYIDHISCELLAVVRLACVDTSSNEVAIMVSSIVLLMTPFCLVLLSYIRIISTILMIQSTEGRRKAFHTCASHLTVVVLCYGMAIFTYIQPNPSPSVLQEKLISLFYAILTPMLNPMIYSLRNKEVKGAWQKLLGQLSGLTSKLAA; encoded by the coding sequence ATGGGAGCAGATAACCAGACTTGGGTGAGAGAATTCATTCTCCTCGGCCTGTCCAGTGACTGGGCCACTCAGGTCGCTCTCTTCGTCCTGTTCTCAGTCACTTACCTGCTGACCCTGCTGGGGAACGTCCTCATTGTTCTTCTGATCAGACTGGACAGCCGACTCCACACTcccatgtatttctttctcaCCAACCTCTCCCTTGTTGATGTCTCTTATGCCACAAGCATCGTTCCTCAGATGCTGGTGCATTTTCTTGCAGAACATAAAGGGATCCCCTACGTGAGCTGTGCAGCCCAGTTATTCTTCTCCCTGGGCCTGGGTGGGATTGAGTTTGTTCTCCTGgccgtgatggcctatgaccgctatgtggctgTGTGCGACCCCCTGAGATACTCGGTCATCATGCACGGAGGGCTCTGTGCTAGGCTGGCCGTCACATCCTGGGTCAGTGGCTCTGTCAACTCTCTCGTGCAGACCACCATCACCTTTCAGTTGCCCATGTGCACGAACAAGTATATTGATCACATAtcctgtgaactcttagctgtggtcAGGCTGGCCTGTGTGGATACCTCCTCCAACGAGGTGGCCATCATGGTTTCTAGCATTGTGTTGCTGATGACGCCTTTCTGCCTGGTCCTCCTGTCCTACATCAGGATCATCTCCACCATCCTGATGATCCAGTCCacagaggggagaaggaaagCCTTCCACACCTGCGCCTCTCACCTCACAGTTGTTGTCCTGTGCTATGGTATGGCCATTTTCACTTACATCCAGCCCAATCCCAGCCCTTCTGTGCTTCAGGAGAAGCTGATCTCTCTCTTCTATGCCATTTTGacacccatgctgaaccccaTGATTTACAGTCTAAGGAATAAGGAGGTGAAGGGGGCCTGGCAGAAGCTTCTAGGACAATTATCTGGATTAACATCGAAACTAGCAGCTTGA